A stretch of DNA from Candidatus Alcyoniella australis:
CGGGATCACTGGTGGTGGTACCCGGAGGAGTTCGAGAAGGGCCTGGGTCAGGCATGAACTTCCGGCCCTCTTTGGATAACCTCCGAGGAACTTCTTACAACGCTGTTGTAAAAAAACCTGCAACCAGCCTCTAACCACCTAGCAACTTCCTAAACCCTGTTTCCTGAGATTCCGGGTTATTGCAAAACCCGCCCCCCCTTATCGCATCCCCGACCAGCCGCCTGGTTTGATTGACAGCCCGTGGGGCGCTCCATAACATGGCTCGTCGAGCTGTTGCTCAAAGGGGCTAAACATGGGCCAAAGGCTGGAGTATCTGGTTCGGGACGCCGACCGCGAGCAGGACAACGAGGCCCTGTGCCGGTTGTCGCTACGCACGCCGATGGAGAGCCAGGTCACGGTCGCCATCGACCGCTCGCCCGAGTTTTTCTCGTTCTACGACCTGCACGGCATGTTCAACGTCGAGTTCCCCGAGGAGCTGCAGAACGACACCGAACTGGCGCGCAAAATAAACTCCTACACCTGCACCGTGGCCATGCACGAGGGACGGCTGGTGGGCACGCTGGCCATCGCCCACCGTCACGTGCTGTTCAACGGCGAGCCGCTGGTAATGGCCTACCCGATGGACGCGCGGGTCGACCCGGATTATCAGCACAAGGGCGTGCTGCGCTCGATCGGCATGTACCTGCCCCAGGCATACCCCGAGGTCGAGATCGACTGCATCATGGGCGTGATCCTGCGCGGCAATCGCAAGGCCCAGGGCGCATCGCAGCAGACCGTGCCCCAGCACTTCATCGGCCGTCCGGCCGGCTGGTTCAACCTGGTGCAGTTCTCGATGTACTGGCCCTATCGCGAGCGCAAGGGACTCAAAATCGAGCAGGCCACTGAAGACGACCTGGACGAGATCGCACAGTTGCTGACCGAGTTCTACAGCGACCACAACTTCGCGCCGCGCATGGACCGCGCCTGGCTCGATGACATGCTGCAACGCTCCAAGGGCTACAGCGTGAGCGACATCTCGCTGGTGCGCGAAAACGGACGGATCGCGGCGCTGGTCGGCCTGTGGGACCAAAACCCGATCCGCCGGATGGTCGTACTGCGCAACACCTGGCCGATCCGACTGGGGATCTTCGCCGCCAGGCTGTTGCACCTGCTGATCCCCAGCCCGGTTCCGCCGCGCACGGGCAAGCCGATGCGCAGCCTGTTCATCAAACACATCGCCCACCGGCCGGGACACGAGCAGACCCTGCGCGAGATGCTCAAGGTGCTGCTCAACCGCACGCGGCGCGGCCGCAACCATCACTTCGTCTGGGGCTCGTTTTACGAGAGCAGCCCGCTGCTGCCGCTGTTCAAGGGCTTCAGCGCCACGCGCTCTTACTCCCAGGCGGTCTATGCACCGTGGAACTCCGGCTGGGACGCCACGCCCGAGCAGGTCAGCGCCAAGCCGATCTACATCGACTTCTCGATGGTCTGAGCGATGGCCGCCAAGCGCGTACTGATCACCAGCTCCCGTAGTCCCCACGCACTGTGCGCGGTGCGCGAGTTCGGCCGCCGCGGATGGGAAGTCACGGCCGCGGACTGCACGTACCTGGCCGCCGGTGGACACAGCCGCTACACCGCGCGCCGACTGACCTGGCCAAACATGACCGAGCAGCCCGGGCGCTGGCTCGAGACCTGCCTGGCCGAGCTTAAGCGCGTCAAGTACGACCTGCTGTTCCCGACATTCGAGGAGACGTTCCTGGTCTCGCGCTTCCGCGACGAACTGGCACGCCACACCACGGTACTGGTCGAGAGCTACGAGAAGATGATGCGCGTGCACCACAAGCTCGAGCTGACAAAGCTGGCGCAATCGCTGAACCTGGATTTGCCCGAGACCTGGCAGCCGACCGACGCGAACGAGCTTGAGCGGATCAAGGACGAGCTGCCCTACCCCGTGGTGCTCAAACTGCCGGACTCGAACAACAGCCTGGGTCTGGCGTTTTGCGACGACGCGGAATCGCTGGTCAAGACCTGGCACAAGCGGGTCAAGTTTTTCGGCCTGCAAGGCGACCGGCTGCCGATGATCCAGCGCAAGGTGGAGGGCGAGCTAATCTTCAGCCTGTTCCTGGCCGACCACGGCCGCACCGTGGGCCAGCTGATCTACGAGCCGTTGCTGATGTTCCCGGACGGCGGCGGCACCGCGTTCTATCGCCAGAGCACGCGCAACCATCAGGCCGAAAAGCTCTCGATGGAACTGCTCGAGCACTTGGGCTGGCACGGGTTCCTGGGCTTTGACTACATCATCGAACCCGGCAGCGGCCGCACGTTGCTGATCGACGCCAACCCGCGCACCAACCCGGCGCTGATGACCGGCCAATCCGCTGAGGTCGATTTCGTCGGCCTGGCGATCGAGCTGGCTGAAGGCAAACATCCCCAGCCGCAACTCGAGCCGCGGCCGGGAGTGCGCAGCAAAATCTGGTTCGTACACTGGCTGTGGTTCAGCTTCCAACTGATGCCCGGACGGGGCTGGCGTGCCCGGCTGCGCAGCGCGCTACGGCACTTCTGGCTCAAGGGCTTCGTGCCCGACATTCATCGTCGCGACGATCGAATGCCCGGCGTGGCCACGGCGCTGTTCGTGCCCTGGTTCATGCTCGTGATCAACGCGCTCAAGGGGCCGCGCGGCGGCTACATGTACGGCTGTAACTATGATCGGCAGGCATCCGAGAAACTCACGCTGGACGCGGAGCAATGAAGATCAAGGACACGTTGAAAAAGGCGTGGTCGCACTTCCCGGCCTGGTTCGTATTCATCATGGGCTGGGGGATCATCAACTACGAGATGGCGCGGATCAGCCCGCAGATGTGGGGCGATCACAACCGCAACCTGTTCGCGCTGACCGTGATCTTCCCGATGTTCTGGTTCCTGAGCTACTACACCCTGGCGATCCGGCGCGAGGGCGGAGCCAAGCAGCGCCGCGACCTGGTGCTGGTCTGGATGCTGGGGATCGGCGCGCCGCTGCTGACCTGGCTGATTCCGACTTACGTGTACCAGCGCAAAGGCTACCTCTCGGGCGCCGAGATCGTGCAGGTCTACGAGTACAGCCAGTTCATGTGGGTCGCGGTGCTCGCGCTGCACGCCCTGCGCACGCGCAGCTTCCAACGCATGCTGACCTTCTTTGCCGTGTGCTTTGTCTACGGCCTGCTGCTGGAGAACATGGGGATCATCCTAGGTTACTTCAGCGAGCATCACTACACGATCTACATCTGGCTGGGCGATGTTAAGCTGCCCGCGCCCCTGTCCACGCAGTTCGGCTGGTGCATCATGTTCTACGTGGCGCTGCACCTGGCCGAGGGCTTCGGCAAGTCGTTCCCCGCGCTTGATCGGCGGCCCTGGGCCCTGGCGCTGCTGACCTCGATAATCGCCGTGACCCTGGACATGCAGATCGACCCGATGGCCAGCCTCTCGGGCGTCTGGTGGCAGTGGGATTCGCGCCTGGTGCCCGGGTTCCTGGGGGTGCCGTGGCTGAACTTCGTCGCCTGGTTCTCCGCTTTCCTGCCGCTGAGCTTCGCCTACTTCTTCTACCGTAGATCAGGGCTGAGCGAGGGGCGGCAGAACCTGCGAATCTTGGCGATTGTGCCCTGGATGCCCATCGCCTGCATGGCGGTCGGCGGAGTGCTGATGGTCGTCGTGGACCGCGGATTCAACGGCCCGACCTTTGCCATTTTCAACGAGTTCCTGCACAAGCTGATGCCCTATTAGGGAAACGGCTTAGAGGTGCGGCAAAACTCGCGCAGGACGATGGTCTTTGCTCAACGACCTTCTCCTCGTAGAGACATTGAGGGAGAAGGGGTAAAGATCGTTAAAACGATCTTTGTGTGTGGGCTCGCCGGGGCGGCTTGGAGCCGCAGCAAGGCTCGCATATTTCCCTGGTCATTTTGCGTAGACCCATGCCGCGACGCGGAGAGCATCGTCGAGCCACATGCAGGTCACGTACGCGAGTTTTGCCCCGGCTCGAAGCCGGGCGACAGCTCGTTCAGCGCGTTCTCAAAGAAGTGTTGTTCATCGAAACAAAATGTTCCGCACGATTATCGGTCATAGATCGTGGCCTGGCACATGGCACCGCAAACTTCGCGCATCAGTCCACCCTCGGATGATCCGGCTTGGAGCCGGCCCGAAACTCGCGCACCGCGATTGTTTTTAAACATTGATCAATCCCGCGTCGCGGAGAGGGTCGTTGGATTACAACCAGCGTACTACGCGAGTTTTGTGGCACCTCAAAGGTGCCGACGCGGGGTAGGTCGTGGCATTAGGACCAGCGTACTACGCGAGTTTTGCGGGCACCTCCAAGGTGCCGCCTATTTGCGTAGGGTCACGCGTAGGGCCTGGCCGTTGCGGTCGATGACGAACAGCAGCTTTTCACCGCGCCGTGCGCGGTCGATGATCGCCTTGAGCGAGGCCACGTCCATCACCTTGATGCGGTCCACGGCGTGGATCAAATCGCCGACCTGCACTCCGGAGCGCTGGGCCACGGAGCCGGGCTCGATCCTCACCACCAACGCCCCGGCGCCCTGGCGCGGGTTGTAGCGCTTGACAGTGTCGGGCGTCAGGTCGGAGACGGTCAGGCCCCAGGGGATCTCAACCTGCTCGGCCACCTGAAAGCCCTCGGGCGGCATCTCGGCGATCAATACATTGAGCGTTCGTTCTTGGCCGTTGCGCGCGACCACCACGTCGACCTTATCGCCCACCGGGGTTTGGGCCACCAACAGGGGCAACTGGGCGATGCGCGCCAGGCGCTTGCCGTCGAATTCGATCAGCACGTCGCCGGGCTTGATCCCGGCGCGTTCGGCCGGGCCGCCGGGCACGACTTTTTGCACCAGCACCGCGCCGATCGGCACCTGCTCTTCCTGCGCCTGCTTTCTGGTCAGCGGACTGAACTCCACCCCGAGCCAACCGCGCACCACGCGGCCGGTCGTGCGTAGCTGGCCGATGATCTCGCGCACCATGTTGATCGGAATGGCGAAGCCCAGGTTCTGGCCACCAGAGATAATCAGCGTGTTCACGCCCACGGCCTGACCGCGAATGTTGATCAAGGGGCCGCCGGAGTTGCCCGGGTTGATCGAGGCGTCGGTCTGAATGAAGTCGTCGTAGGGACCGGCGCCGATCATCCGGCCTTTGGCCGAGACGATGCCCGCGGTGACCGTGTAGTCCAGGCCCAGCGGGTTGCCGATGGCGATCACCCACTCGCCGACCTTAAGCGCGTCGCTGTCCCCGAGTTTGATCGCGGGCAGTGGTCGCTCGCTTTGGACTTTGATCAATGCCAGATCGCTCTTGGCGTCCGAGCCGATCAGCTCGGCCTCGAGCTCAGTGCCGTCGAGCAGCTTGACGTTGATCGTCTGCGCCGAGTCGACCACGTGGTTGTTGGTCACGATGTAGCCCTCGGGGTCGATAATGAACCCCGAGCCCAGGCCGCGGCTGCGCCAATCGCGGTCCGGCGGCACCAGGTCGCGGAAAAAATCCCAGAACGGATCGTTGGGTGCAAACGGCGCGTTGGAGTTCGGCGCGGCAATTGTTTTAACCACGTCGATGAAGACCACGGTGGGCTTGAGCTCTTCGGCCAGGTCGACGAAGGTGCGGTTGGCAGCCTCGAGGTTGACCTCAGGCGGCAGCGGCGCGGCCGTGCCATCGGGAAGCTCGTGCGCGGACTGCGCGTGAGCCTGACGGTGGTCGCTCCAGGCCAACGAGGTCATGGCCAGCATCAGCAGTGCGATTACGATCGGAAGAAACAAACCGGCGAACCCGGTCCTGCGTCCGTTGCGCATCTTCTCCTCCGGCCGGCCGCAGGCGTTCAGGGCCGACTTAGTTGGGCTCCGGGTCCTGCCCCTTTGGCTGCTGTTTGAGCAGCTCGACGTAGCGCATGCGCAGTTGGTACAGCGCGTTGGTCATCACGTTCTGCTCGCTGGGGTCCAGGTTGCCGCGGGTCTTCTCTTCGAGCATGCCCAGGATGTCGATGGTCTGCTTGGCCATCGGCAGATTGGCCTGCGGCTGATTGGTGAACGGGTCGGGAACGTCCCCCAGATGCACCATGGTCGAGGTCGAAAGGCTGAGCACGAAGTTGATGAAGTTGATCTCGGGTAGCGGTCGGGAATCGTGTTCTTCCTGGTCCGGCTGTGCGGCCTGCTGCTCGGCCTCGGGCTCCGGTGCAGGCTCTGCTGCGACCTCGGGCTCTGCGGCCTCGGGCTTGGTCTTGACCTCGCCGTCGGGCTCCTGGGTAAAGCGGCGACGGTCTTTGACGGTAAAGCCCTGCTCCGCTTTCTGTTCTTCCTGCTCGGCCTGCTCGGCCTGCTCGGCCTGCTCGGCCTTGTCGGCCTTGTCGGCCTTGTCGGCCTTGTCGCTTTTATCGTTCATCACGTTCTCCCTATGACAACCCGTAGGCTAATTCGGTTCGCCCGTTTCCTGATTTTGATCGTCCTGCTCGGGCGGCTGCTTGGCCACGATCACGCGCGCGGGCCTGACCAGCCTGCCATGCAAAGTGTACCCCGGCTCGCAGCACTCGACGATATGCTCCGGCTCGACGCCGGGCATCGGCACTGCCGAGAAGACCTCATGCACGTTGGGATCCAGCTTACCCTGGGTCGGGATCTCCTCGAGCCCCTGGGCATGCAGGATCGTGAACGTCTGGCGCTGCAGCGTGCGCAGGCCCTCGGCCCACGGCTCCTCTATCCCGTCCACGCTGTGCACTGCGCGGTCCAGGCCGTCGAGCACCGGCATTAGGGCTTTGAGCAGCTCGGCCCGCGCCCAGTCGGCGGTCTGCGCCTTCTCGCGTTCGCTGCGCTTGCGGAAGTTGTCGAACTCCGCGGCCAGCCGCTGCAGCCGGTCGGTCAGCTCGTCGATCCGCGCCTGCGGATCAAGCGGCTGCTCCTGGGCCACGCTCTGCTCGGGCTGCTGCTCCTCGGGCTCGATCGCGACCTGTTCCGTAGCGTCCTTGACCTCTATTTTTCGTTTCTTTTTATCTTTACCTTTGTCGCTCATCCGATACCTCTGTAAAGCTCGTCGCGCGGTGATTGCGGGTTGTCGCTGCTGAACTTCTCGATCAGCTCGGCGCTGTCCTTGTCGACCTGCTTGGGGACCTCGACGGCAATCACGATTATCAGATCGCCGGGCTTGCCCTTGGGCGGCTTGACCCCCTTGCCGCGCAGGCGCAGCTTGCTGCCCGAACTGGTGCCCGGCGGGATCGTAACCGTGGACATTTTATCCAGGGTCGGGACCTTGATCTTGGCGCCGAGCACCGCCTCTTGGATGCTGATCGGCACGTCGAGCAGCAGGTCGTTGCCCTCGCGCTTGAAGTATTTGTGCGGCTCGACCTGAAGCTTGATCAGCAGGTCGCCCGCAGCCCCGCCGTAGGGGCTGGGCTGCCCTTTGCCGCGCAGGCGGATCGTTTGGCCGTCGCGTACTCCGGCGGGAATCTGCACGGTCAGCCGGTTTGAGCTGCCGTCCGGTTGTTGCAGTTCGATCTGCGTGCTCATACCGCGTAGGGCGTCGATGAAGCCCACTGGCATCTGGTGCTGCAAATCAGCGCCGCGCGGCGGCGGTCCGCTGCGCCGCCGCTGTCCGCGCGGTCCGGCGTGCGGTCTGCCCGCTGCGTGTGCGCCGCCGAACATCTGCGAGATCACATCTTCAAAGCCCCCGCCGCCGCGGGGCCCACCGCGGCCGCCGAAGTGGACCTCGCCGAACCCGCCCAGGTCGCGCAGCACGTCGCTGAAGTCGAAACCCGAGAAGTCGAAGCCCTCGCCCTGAGGTCCGCCGGTATGGCCGAAGCGGTCGTAGCGCTTGCGGTTCTCGGGGTTGGAGAGCACGGCGTAGGCCTCGCTGATCTGCTTGAATTTCTCCTCGGCCTCGGGATTGTCCTTGTTGCGGTCGGGGTGGTATTTCAACGCCAGCTTACGATAGGCCTTCTTCAGCTCGTCGGCGGAGACGTTGCGCTCCACTCCGAGAATTTTATAGAAGTCCTGTTTCGCTGCCATCGCGTTCCTTTCTGTTTCCCAATCTATATTAAACGAGCGACGCAGGTTGTGCCCACGCCGCTCGCTTTATGGACTATTCGTCACGCTCGGTCGGGGCCCTAGTTGTCCTCGGTGAACTCGGCGTCGATCACGTCGTCGTCCGCTTCGGATCCAGCGCCCGCGTCGGACCCGGCGCCCGCGTCGGTCTGCGGTCCCGGCCCGGCGCTGCCGCCGGCGAATCCGCCCGGGCCCGCATCGGCCGCTGCGGCCTGTGCTCCGGCCTTTTGGTACATCGCCTCGGCGATTTTATGGCTGGCCTGGGTCAGGGTCTGCATCGCGGATTGCATCTGCTCGGTGTCGCCGGACTCCAGCGCCTCTTTGGACTGCGTAAGCGCGGTCTCGATGTTGCCGATGTCCTCGGCCTCGAGGCTCTCGCGGTTCTCGTTGAGCGTCTTCTCGGTGGTGTAGACCAAGGCGTCGAGCTGGTTGCGAGCCTCGACCTGGGCGCGCTTGGCCTCGTCGTCCTTGGACGAGCTCTGGGCGTCTTTGACCATGCCGTCGACCTCGTCCTTGGACAGGCCCGAGCTGGCGGTGATCGTAATCTTCTGCTCCTTGCCCGTGGCGCGGTCCTTGGCCGAGACCGAGACGATGCCGTTGGCGTCGATGTCGAATGTGACCTCGATCTGCGGTACGCCGCGCGGCGCCGCCGGGATGCCCACCAACTGGAAACGGCCCAGTGTGCGGTTGTCGGTCGCCATGGCGCGCTCGCCCTGCAGCACGTGGATCTCGACCGAGGTTTGGCTGTCGGCCGCGGTGCTGAAGACCTCGGATTTCTTGACCGGGATCGTGGTGTTGCGTTCGATTAGCTGGGTCAACACGCCGCCGAGGGTCTCGATGCCCAGGCTCAGCGGGGTCACGTCGAGCAACAGCACGTCGGTCACGTCGCCGGAGAGCACTCCGCCCTGAATCGCGGCGCCCACGGCCACGACCTCGTCGGGATTGACGCCCTTGTGCGGCTTCTTGCCGAACAGCTCCTCGACCATCTGCTGGACTTTGGGGATGCGCGTGCTGCCGCCCACGAGCACGACCTCGTCGATCTCACCCGGCTGCATCTTGGCATCGGCCATCGCCTTGCGGCACGGGTCGAGTGTCTTCTCCAGCACGTCGGCTACCAGCGCCTCGAATTTGGCGCGGGTCAGGTTGAGCACCAGATGCTTGGGGCCCGCGGCGTCGGCTGTAACGAACGGCAGGTTGATCTCGGTCTCCTTGGCGGTGCTCAGCTCGATCTTGGCCTTCTCGGCCGCCTCTTTGAGCCGCTGCAGCGCCATCTTGTCGGCGCCCAGGGCGATCCCCTGGTCTTTCTTGAACTCATTGATCAGCCAATCGATGATTCGTTGGTCGATGTTGTCGCCGCCCAGATGGGTATCGCCGTTGGTCGACTTGACCTCCACGACCTTGTCGCCCACCTCGAGAATCGAGATATCGAAGGTGCCGCCGCCGAAGTCGAAGACCGCGATCTTTTCCTCGGTCTTCTTGTCCAGGCCGTAGCTCAGGGCCGCGGCCGTCGGCTCGTTGATGATTCGGCGCACGTTGAGCCCGGCGATCTGACCCGCGTCCTTGGTCGCCTGGCGCTGGCTGTCGTTGAAATACGCCGGCACGGTGATTACCGCGTCGGTGACGGTCGCGCCCAGGTAGTCCTCAGCCGATTTCTTGAGCTTCTGCAAGATCATCGCCGAGATCTCGGGCGGCGAAAACTGTTTGCCCTTGATCTCGATCCGCGCGTCTCCGGCAGGACCGGCAACCACCTTGTAAGGCACGATTGCGATCTCTTCG
This window harbors:
- a CDS encoding GNAT family N-acetyltransferase; this translates as MGQRLEYLVRDADREQDNEALCRLSLRTPMESQVTVAIDRSPEFFSFYDLHGMFNVEFPEELQNDTELARKINSYTCTVAMHEGRLVGTLAIAHRHVLFNGEPLVMAYPMDARVDPDYQHKGVLRSIGMYLPQAYPEVEIDCIMGVILRGNRKAQGASQQTVPQHFIGRPAGWFNLVQFSMYWPYRERKGLKIEQATEDDLDEIAQLLTEFYSDHNFAPRMDRAWLDDMLQRSKGYSVSDISLVRENGRIAALVGLWDQNPIRRMVVLRNTWPIRLGIFAARLLHLLIPSPVPPRTGKPMRSLFIKHIAHRPGHEQTLREMLKVLLNRTRRGRNHHFVWGSFYESSPLLPLFKGFSATRSYSQAVYAPWNSGWDATPEQVSAKPIYIDFSMV
- a CDS encoding carotenoid biosynthesis protein — encoded protein: MKIKDTLKKAWSHFPAWFVFIMGWGIINYEMARISPQMWGDHNRNLFALTVIFPMFWFLSYYTLAIRREGGAKQRRDLVLVWMLGIGAPLLTWLIPTYVYQRKGYLSGAEIVQVYEYSQFMWVAVLALHALRTRSFQRMLTFFAVCFVYGLLLENMGIILGYFSEHHYTIYIWLGDVKLPAPLSTQFGWCIMFYVALHLAEGFGKSFPALDRRPWALALLTSIIAVTLDMQIDPMASLSGVWWQWDSRLVPGFLGVPWLNFVAWFSAFLPLSFAYFFYRRSGLSEGRQNLRILAIVPWMPIACMAVGGVLMVVVDRGFNGPTFAIFNEFLHKLMPY
- a CDS encoding Do family serine endopeptidase, with the protein product MRNGRRTGFAGLFLPIVIALLMLAMTSLAWSDHRQAHAQSAHELPDGTAAPLPPEVNLEAANRTFVDLAEELKPTVVFIDVVKTIAAPNSNAPFAPNDPFWDFFRDLVPPDRDWRSRGLGSGFIIDPEGYIVTNNHVVDSAQTINVKLLDGTELEAELIGSDAKSDLALIKVQSERPLPAIKLGDSDALKVGEWVIAIGNPLGLDYTVTAGIVSAKGRMIGAGPYDDFIQTDASINPGNSGGPLINIRGQAVGVNTLIISGGQNLGFAIPINMVREIIGQLRTTGRVVRGWLGVEFSPLTRKQAQEEQVPIGAVLVQKVVPGGPAERAGIKPGDVLIEFDGKRLARIAQLPLLVAQTPVGDKVDVVVARNGQERTLNVLIAEMPPEGFQVAEQVEIPWGLTVSDLTPDTVKRYNPRQGAGALVVRIEPGSVAQRSGVQVGDLIHAVDRIKVMDVASLKAIIDRARRGEKLLFVIDRNGQALRVTLRK
- a CDS encoding DUF1844 domain-containing protein, whose amino-acid sequence is MNDKSDKADKADKADKAEQAEQAEQAEQEEQKAEQGFTVKDRRRFTQEPDGEVKTKPEAAEPEVAAEPAPEPEAEQQAAQPDQEEHDSRPLPEINFINFVLSLSTSTMVHLGDVPDPFTNQPQANLPMAKQTIDILGMLEEKTRGNLDPSEQNVMTNALYQLRMRYVELLKQQPKGQDPEPN
- a CDS encoding nucleotide exchange factor GrpE codes for the protein MSDKGKDKKKRKIEVKDATEQVAIEPEEQQPEQSVAQEQPLDPQARIDELTDRLQRLAAEFDNFRKRSEREKAQTADWARAELLKALMPVLDGLDRAVHSVDGIEEPWAEGLRTLQRQTFTILHAQGLEEIPTQGKLDPNVHEVFSAVPMPGVEPEHIVECCEPGYTLHGRLVRPARVIVAKQPPEQDDQNQETGEPN
- a CDS encoding J domain-containing protein; its protein translation is MAAKQDFYKILGVERNVSADELKKAYRKLALKYHPDRNKDNPEAEEKFKQISEAYAVLSNPENRKRYDRFGHTGGPQGEGFDFSGFDFSDVLRDLGGFGEVHFGGRGGPRGGGGFEDVISQMFGGAHAAGRPHAGPRGQRRRSGPPPRGADLQHQMPVGFIDALRGMSTQIELQQPDGSSNRLTVQIPAGVRDGQTIRLRGKGQPSPYGGAAGDLLIKLQVEPHKYFKREGNDLLLDVPISIQEAVLGAKIKVPTLDKMSTVTIPPGTSSGSKLRLRGKGVKPPKGKPGDLIIVIAVEVPKQVDKDSAELIEKFSSDNPQSPRDELYRGIG
- the dnaK gene encoding molecular chaperone DnaK, producing MGKIIGIDLGTTNSVVAVMEGGESKVITNEEGGRTTPSVVAFTKDGDHLVGQVAKRQAVSNPENTVYSIKRFMGRRLNEVPEEIAIVPYKVVAGPAGDARIEIKGKQFSPPEISAMILQKLKKSAEDYLGATVTDAVITVPAYFNDSQRQATKDAGQIAGLNVRRIINEPTAAALSYGLDKKTEEKIAVFDFGGGTFDISILEVGDKVVEVKSTNGDTHLGGDNIDQRIIDWLINEFKKDQGIALGADKMALQRLKEAAEKAKIELSTAKETEINLPFVTADAAGPKHLVLNLTRAKFEALVADVLEKTLDPCRKAMADAKMQPGEIDEVVLVGGSTRIPKVQQMVEELFGKKPHKGVNPDEVVAVGAAIQGGVLSGDVTDVLLLDVTPLSLGIETLGGVLTQLIERNTTIPVKKSEVFSTAADSQTSVEIHVLQGERAMATDNRTLGRFQLVGIPAAPRGVPQIEVTFDIDANGIVSVSAKDRATGKEQKITITASSGLSKDEVDGMVKDAQSSSKDDEAKRAQVEARNQLDALVYTTEKTLNENRESLEAEDIGNIETALTQSKEALESGDTEQMQSAMQTLTQASHKIAEAMYQKAGAQAAAADAGPGGFAGGSAGPGPQTDAGAGSDAGAGSEADDDVIDAEFTEDN